Proteins found in one Erythrobacter sp. KY5 genomic segment:
- the gorA gene encoding glutathione-disulfide reductase: MADQEYDFDLFTIGIGSGGTRASRVAAAHGARVAAAEEHRVGGTCVIRGCVPKKMLVYGAQFAEDLEDATHFGWTIEGKSFDWIKLRDHVMKDVSRIESVYTDTLDKHDVTIFHERAEITGDHEITLASGKVVTAKYILIATGAWPHVPEFEGSEHCITSNEAFHLDEIPPRILIAGGGYIANEFAGIFNEFGCKVVVANRSDVILRQYDFALRDRLMQISLTKGIEFCFHAEFEYVRKNEDGTFAVKMTNHEEREFDLVMAATGRVPNTTGLGLDNVGVELGDRGEIKVDEFSKTNVDYIYAVGDVTDRVQLTPVAIREGQAFADSLFGPGEPYSVDHSCIPSAVFSHPPICSVGLNEREAKDQYGKVAVYTSDFRPMKNVVAQRNERSLIKMICDDANGKILGIHMIGPDSPEIMQAAAVAVKAGMTKADFDATTAIHPTVAEELVLLR; this comes from the coding sequence ATGGCTGACCAAGAATACGACTTCGACCTTTTTACAATCGGCATAGGTTCGGGCGGCACGCGTGCCAGCCGTGTTGCCGCAGCCCATGGCGCGCGCGTTGCAGCAGCAGAGGAGCACCGCGTCGGTGGTACCTGCGTCATTCGCGGATGCGTCCCCAAGAAAATGCTGGTCTACGGCGCGCAGTTTGCTGAAGACCTTGAAGACGCGACGCATTTCGGCTGGACCATCGAAGGCAAGAGCTTCGACTGGATCAAGCTGCGCGACCACGTCATGAAAGACGTCTCACGCATCGAGAGCGTCTACACCGACACGCTCGACAAGCACGACGTCACCATCTTTCATGAGCGCGCGGAAATTACCGGCGATCATGAAATCACGCTCGCAAGCGGCAAGGTGGTTACCGCCAAATACATCCTTATCGCGACTGGCGCGTGGCCGCATGTCCCCGAATTTGAAGGAAGCGAGCACTGCATCACCTCGAATGAGGCATTTCACCTCGACGAAATCCCGCCGCGCATATTGATCGCAGGCGGCGGCTACATCGCGAACGAATTTGCGGGCATCTTTAACGAGTTCGGTTGCAAGGTCGTGGTCGCAAACCGCTCGGACGTGATCTTGCGCCAGTATGATTTCGCCCTGCGCGACCGCCTGATGCAGATTTCGCTGACCAAGGGCATTGAATTCTGTTTCCATGCGGAATTCGAATACGTGAGGAAAAACGAGGATGGCACCTTCGCGGTCAAGATGACCAATCACGAAGAACGCGAGTTCGATCTCGTCATGGCTGCTACTGGACGCGTCCCCAACACAACGGGGCTTGGCCTCGATAATGTCGGTGTCGAACTTGGCGACAGGGGCGAAATCAAGGTCGATGAATTTTCGAAGACCAATGTTGATTACATCTACGCCGTTGGCGACGTTACCGACCGGGTGCAGCTGACCCCGGTGGCGATCCGCGAAGGCCAGGCCTTTGCCGACAGCCTGTTTGGTCCGGGCGAGCCATACAGCGTTGACCACTCATGCATCCCAAGTGCGGTTTTCAGCCATCCGCCGATTTGTTCGGTCGGCCTGAATGAACGCGAAGCGAAGGACCAGTACGGCAAGGTTGCGGTTTACACTTCCGACTTCCGCCCGATGAAGAATGTCGTCGCCCAGCGTAATGAGCGCAGTCTCATCAAGATGATCTGCGATGATGCCAACGGGAAAATTCTCGGCATTCATATGATCGGTCCGGACTCGCCCGAAATCATGCAGGCTGCCGCCGTTGCGGTGAAAGCGGGCATGACCAAAGCCGATTTCGACGCGACGACCGCCATTCATCCGACCGTGGCCGAGGAACTCGTCCTCCTCAGGTGA
- a CDS encoding FAD-binding oxidoreductase, with protein sequence MKRFDICVIGAGIAGLSLAARLAHRASVAVIEGESAPGYHASGRSVAFAHFGLGERVVRTLTALSLDDLKARPADDRAAPAEVHPALHIASQREVPRLDALEDVHRAFGCDYVRMSGGEAVRYAPALRTGPDYCYSAILDRGALKLDADAILQGHARDIRAMGGELNLGASVNSIARSGEDWVIDTAASTFTSRILVNAAGAWADEIANMAGASPIGIEPRRRTVISFPGPHGTDLSQWPFVKTVGDGFYMLPEGTGQLLASPMDEGASAPCDAAPEEIDIATIAERIEQSTKLTVSRISHSWAGLRSFVRDELPVVGFAKDAPGFFWCAGQGGAGFQTSPALSRIGELLVLREDWPEELEAKGLNPSLFAPSRLGA encoded by the coding sequence ATGAAAAGGTTCGACATCTGTGTGATCGGGGCCGGCATTGCGGGTCTTTCGCTCGCAGCAAGGCTTGCGCATCGGGCCAGCGTTGCGGTTATCGAGGGGGAGAGCGCGCCCGGCTATCACGCTTCGGGACGCAGCGTCGCATTCGCGCATTTCGGTTTGGGCGAACGCGTTGTTCGCACACTCACGGCGCTAAGTCTTGATGACCTCAAGGCCCGTCCGGCAGACGACCGCGCAGCGCCAGCCGAAGTGCACCCTGCCCTCCACATCGCCTCACAACGCGAGGTCCCGAGGCTCGATGCTCTCGAAGATGTCCACCGTGCATTCGGATGCGATTATGTACGAATGTCAGGTGGTGAGGCCGTTCGATACGCGCCCGCTCTCAGAACTGGACCTGACTATTGTTACTCCGCCATTCTCGATCGCGGCGCACTGAAATTGGATGCGGATGCGATACTTCAGGGGCACGCTCGAGATATTCGGGCGATGGGCGGAGAGCTGAACCTGGGTGCCAGCGTAAACTCCATTGCGCGATCCGGTGAAGACTGGGTGATCGACACCGCCGCGAGCACCTTCACATCGCGCATTCTCGTCAACGCCGCGGGTGCATGGGCGGACGAGATTGCGAACATGGCGGGTGCAAGTCCCATCGGGATCGAACCGCGCCGCCGAACCGTAATCTCATTCCCCGGCCCTCACGGCACCGATCTGTCGCAATGGCCCTTTGTCAAGACCGTGGGCGACGGATTTTACATGCTTCCCGAAGGCACAGGTCAATTGCTCGCCTCGCCCATGGATGAAGGTGCCAGCGCGCCATGCGATGCGGCGCCGGAAGAGATCGACATCGCGACCATTGCCGAGCGCATAGAGCAATCGACCAAACTGACCGTCAGCCGGATCTCGCATTCATGGGCTGGGCTCAGAAGCTTCGTTCGCGATGAGCTTCCCGTCGTCGGCTTCGCGAAAGATGCGCCCGGCTTCTTCTGGTGCGCTGGACAGGGAGGGGCCGGTTTCCAGACCTCGCCCGCGCTTTCACGCATTGGTGAGTTGCTGGTCCTGCGCGAAGATTGGCCGGAAGAGCTCGAAGCGAAGGGACTCAACCCTTCGCTTTTTGCACCATCGCGGCTCGGCGCGTGA
- a CDS encoding NAD-dependent epimerase/dehydratase family protein, translated as MTKTVLVTGGTGYIAGELIRQLLARDWTVHTTVRNKARSEAKLRQRLSDPDETRVKVFEAELMSDDGWAEAIAGCSHVAHVASPIAASTPKDENEMIVPAREGTLRALRFAKEAGVKRFVQTSSMAAVAYGRNEKEYTVSEADWTDITHPDIYPYIKSKTIAERAARDWVTEHGGDMEFVSVNPSMVLGPVDDPDFSPSVEAVRQLLSGEVPMAPDLGFAIVDTRDTAELHVKCLEEPGLGGERFLAAGRFYKFIDVARMLKEGLPAKHTKKVPTKVMPNFLVHILSLFNEGVRSIKSELGKSRHCDVSHTKERLRWETRPAQESVIDCAKSLIEHGVVKV; from the coding sequence GTGACTAAGACTGTACTCGTAACCGGGGGAACCGGCTACATCGCAGGCGAATTGATCCGCCAGTTGCTGGCGCGCGACTGGACCGTTCATACGACTGTGCGCAACAAGGCAAGGAGCGAGGCGAAGCTGCGCCAGCGTCTTAGCGATCCGGACGAAACCAGGGTCAAAGTGTTCGAAGCTGAACTTATGTCCGATGACGGCTGGGCAGAGGCGATCGCCGGATGTTCACATGTCGCGCATGTCGCATCGCCAATCGCCGCATCGACCCCGAAGGACGAAAACGAGATGATCGTGCCTGCTCGCGAAGGAACATTGCGCGCCCTTCGCTTTGCCAAGGAAGCGGGGGTCAAGCGCTTCGTCCAGACCAGCTCGATGGCAGCGGTAGCCTATGGCCGCAATGAAAAGGAATACACGGTCAGTGAAGCCGACTGGACCGACATCACGCACCCGGACATTTATCCTTACATCAAATCAAAAACGATCGCGGAACGCGCCGCGCGCGACTGGGTGACGGAGCATGGCGGCGATATGGAGTTCGTCTCGGTCAATCCCTCGATGGTGCTTGGCCCTGTCGATGATCCCGATTTCAGCCCCTCGGTAGAGGCAGTGCGACAATTGCTCTCTGGCGAAGTTCCGATGGCGCCGGACTTGGGCTTTGCCATCGTCGACACCCGCGACACGGCGGAGCTACACGTCAAATGCCTTGAGGAGCCGGGGCTGGGTGGAGAGCGTTTTCTGGCTGCTGGCCGCTTCTACAAATTCATCGATGTCGCGAGAATGCTCAAGGAAGGATTGCCTGCCAAGCACACGAAGAAGGTGCCGACCAAGGTCATGCCCAACTTCCTCGTCCACATTCTGAGCCTGTTCAATGAAGGCGTCCGTTCCATCAAGAGTGAGCTTGGCAAGAGCCGTCACTGCGATGTCAGCCATACGAAGGAACGGCTTCGATGGGAGACGCGGCCAGCCCAAGAAAGCGTGATCGACTGCGCGAAGAGCCTGATTGAGCATGGGGTGGTGAAAGTGTGA
- a CDS encoding acyl-CoA carboxylase subunit beta translates to MSANIAEMERRREAARMGGGQKRIDAQHAKGKLTARERLDVLLDENSFEEIDTYVEHDCVDFGMESQKIPGDGVVTGSGTINGRLVYVFSQDFTVFGGSLSKRHAEKICKVMDTAMKVGAPVIGLNDSGGARIQEGVASLGGYAEVFQRNVLASGVIPQISLIMGPCAGGAVYSPAMTDFIFMVKDSSYMFVTGPEVVKTVTNEEVTQEELGGAITHTTKTSVADIAYENDIETLLATRDFFNYLPLSNREEVPELPTNDPWDREEPSLDTIIPDNANQPYDMHEVIRKTLDEGDFFEIQPAHAANIICGFGRVEGRTVGVVANQPMVLAGVLDIASSKKAARFVRFCDAFEIPIVTFVDVPGFLPGTAQELGGIIKHGAKLLFAYAEATVPKITVITRKAYGGAYDVMASKHLRGDLNYAWPTAEIAVMGAKGAVEIIFRQDRDDPEKIAEKTAEYEERFANPFVAASRGYIDEVIHPHATRRRVALGLRKLRTKQLENPWKKHDNIPL, encoded by the coding sequence ATGTCAGCCAATATCGCCGAAATGGAACGCCGCCGTGAAGCTGCCCGGATGGGCGGCGGGCAAAAGCGGATCGATGCGCAGCACGCCAAGGGTAAGCTCACCGCGCGCGAACGGCTCGACGTGCTGCTCGACGAAAACAGCTTCGAAGAAATCGACACCTATGTCGAACACGATTGCGTCGACTTCGGCATGGAAAGCCAGAAGATTCCGGGCGACGGCGTTGTCACCGGATCGGGCACGATCAACGGGCGGCTGGTTTACGTTTTCAGCCAGGATTTCACGGTCTTCGGCGGATCGCTGTCGAAACGCCATGCGGAGAAAATCTGCAAGGTGATGGACACCGCGATGAAGGTCGGCGCACCGGTCATCGGCCTCAACGATTCCGGCGGCGCGCGCATTCAGGAAGGCGTGGCGTCGCTGGGCGGTTATGCCGAGGTTTTCCAGCGCAATGTCCTCGCATCGGGCGTCATTCCGCAGATCAGCCTTATTATGGGGCCTTGTGCGGGCGGAGCGGTTTACAGCCCCGCGATGACCGACTTCATCTTCATGGTGAAGGACAGCTCCTACATGTTCGTCACCGGCCCCGAAGTGGTAAAGACCGTCACCAATGAAGAGGTGACGCAAGAGGAATTGGGCGGCGCGATCACTCACACCACCAAGACGAGCGTTGCCGACATAGCGTATGAAAACGACATTGAGACGCTGCTCGCGACGCGCGATTTCTTCAACTACCTGCCGCTGTCGAACCGCGAGGAAGTGCCCGAGCTTCCTACGAACGATCCGTGGGACCGCGAGGAGCCGAGCCTCGACACGATCATCCCCGACAACGCCAACCAGCCCTATGATATGCACGAGGTGATCCGGAAAACGCTGGACGAGGGCGATTTCTTCGAGATCCAGCCAGCGCACGCCGCGAATATCATCTGCGGCTTTGGCCGGGTCGAGGGGCGCACGGTCGGCGTGGTCGCGAACCAGCCGATGGTGCTCGCGGGCGTGCTCGATATTGCTTCTTCCAAGAAGGCCGCGCGCTTTGTGCGCTTCTGCGATGCGTTCGAGATTCCGATTGTGACCTTCGTCGACGTCCCCGGCTTCCTGCCCGGCACCGCGCAGGAGCTGGGCGGCATCATCAAGCACGGCGCAAAACTGCTCTTCGCCTATGCCGAGGCGACCGTGCCCAAGATCACCGTCATCACCCGCAAGGCCTATGGCGGCGCCTACGACGTGATGGCGTCAAAGCACCTTCGCGGCGATTTGAACTACGCTTGGCCCACGGCTGAGATCGCGGTGATGGGCGCGAAGGGCGCGGTGGAAATCATCTTCCGCCAGGACCGTGACGATCCGGAAAAGATCGCCGAGAAAACAGCGGAATATGAGGAGCGGTTCGCGAACCCGTTCGTGGCGGCGAGCCGTGGCTATATTGACGAGGTGATCCACCCGCATGCGACCCGGCGTAGGGTCGCGCTGGGGCTAAGGAAGCTGCGGACGAAGCAGCTTGAGAATCCTTGGAAGAAGCATGACAATATTCCGTTGTGA
- the mce gene encoding methylmalonyl-CoA epimerase codes for MKLGRLNHIGIATPSITDSIAHYRDTLGATHIHEPFDLPEQGVKVCFVDTPTDSGMNGTQLELIEPLGPDSAINNFLAKNPLGGQHHVCFEVPDIEEARAEFECLGKRILGPTRIGAHGTPIFFLHPKDMQGMLTEIMETPKEGAHWSN; via the coding sequence ATGAAACTAGGCCGCCTCAACCATATCGGCATCGCCACCCCCTCCATCACCGACTCCATCGCGCATTACCGCGATACGCTCGGCGCGACGCATATTCACGAGCCCTTCGACCTGCCCGAGCAGGGCGTAAAGGTCTGCTTCGTCGACACGCCCACCGACAGCGGGATGAACGGCACGCAGCTCGAGCTCATCGAACCACTCGGACCCGACAGCGCGATCAACAACTTCCTCGCCAAGAACCCGCTGGGCGGGCAGCATCATGTCTGTTTCGAAGTGCCCGATATCGAGGAAGCGCGCGCCGAATTCGAGTGCTTGGGCAAACGCATCCTCGGCCCCACGCGCATCGGGGCGCATGGCACTCCGATCTTCTTCCTGCATCCCAAGGATATGCAGGGCATGCTCACCGAGATCATGGAAACACCCAAGGAAGGCGCGCACTGGTCTAACTGA
- a CDS encoding enoyl-CoA hydratase-related protein, which produces MTYETIRVEADGPLTTITLNRPERLNAMPPQMADEITQVFYDLGDARCVLITGEGKGFCSGADLSARSSDSKGGSHEALLHHYNPAINQLLRADVPVICAVNGPAAGVGCSLALAADFTIASKSAYFLQAFVNIGLVPDGGSTWMLARAIGRARATRMMMLGEKISGGEAEEWGLIYKCVDDELLMDEARALADKLANGPTVSYRQIKRNIMTALDGGVNDVLLAEAEAQRIAGASDDAREGGMAFLEKRKAVFKGA; this is translated from the coding sequence GTGACCTATGAAACCATCCGCGTCGAAGCTGACGGCCCGCTAACCACGATCACGCTCAACCGTCCTGAACGCCTCAACGCCATGCCGCCGCAGATGGCGGACGAGATCACGCAGGTGTTCTATGACTTGGGTGACGCGCGCTGCGTGCTGATCACGGGCGAGGGGAAAGGTTTCTGCTCTGGCGCGGACCTGTCGGCCCGGTCGAGCGATTCCAAGGGCGGTAGCCACGAGGCGCTGCTTCATCATTACAACCCTGCGATCAACCAGCTGCTGCGCGCCGATGTTCCCGTGATCTGCGCGGTCAACGGACCGGCGGCTGGCGTCGGGTGCTCGCTCGCACTCGCAGCGGACTTCACGATTGCGAGCAAGAGTGCCTATTTCCTTCAGGCTTTCGTCAATATCGGCCTTGTGCCCGATGGGGGCTCAACCTGGATGCTCGCCCGCGCCATTGGCCGCGCGCGCGCGACCCGGATGATGATGCTGGGCGAAAAGATCAGCGGGGGCGAGGCAGAGGAATGGGGCCTCATCTACAAATGCGTTGATGACGAACTGCTGATGGACGAAGCGCGCGCGCTCGCCGATAAGCTCGCCAATGGCCCGACCGTTTCCTATCGCCAGATCAAGCGTAACATCATGACCGCGCTCGATGGCGGGGTGAACGATGTGCTCCTCGCCGAAGCGGAAGCGCAGCGCATCGCCGGGGCCTCCGACGATGCGAGGGAAGGCGGCATGGCGTTCCTTGAAAAGCGCAAGGCTGTTTTCAAAGGCGCCTGA